One window of the Brevundimonas goettingensis genome contains the following:
- a CDS encoding DUF6265 family protein, which translates to MILSTFAAALVLQSTPVTADQLSWMSGYWLSCDGGREVSETWSDARGGLMLGTALTLEGGKLTGFETSRISPQTPAGGNVSYFAGVNGAPPVAFAAREASGTRVVFENAGHDFPQRVIYERVGDVLNARIEGHMDDRDQSPIQSMSWSYRKADLNTRCPT; encoded by the coding sequence ATGATCCTCTCGACCTTCGCCGCCGCCCTCGTCCTCCAATCCACCCCCGTCACCGCCGACCAGCTGTCGTGGATGAGCGGCTACTGGCTATCCTGCGACGGCGGGCGGGAGGTGTCGGAGACCTGGAGCGATGCGCGCGGCGGTCTGATGCTGGGCACGGCCCTGACCCTCGAGGGCGGCAAGCTGACCGGGTTCGAAACCAGCCGGATTTCGCCCCAAACGCCCGCCGGCGGAAACGTCTCCTATTTCGCTGGCGTCAACGGCGCCCCGCCGGTCGCCTTCGCGGCGAGGGAAGCAAGCGGAACCCGGGTGGTGTTCGAGAACGCCGGGCACGATTTCCCGCAGCGGGTCATCTACGAAAGGGTGGGCGATGTTCTCAACGCCCGCATCGAGGGCCATATGGACGACCGCGACCAGTCCCCGATCCAGTCCATGAGCTGGTCCTACCGCAAGGCCGACCTCAACACCCGATGCCCGACCTGA
- a CDS encoding GNAT family N-acetyltransferase: MPDLTTFAWRPMTESDLDAVAAIAFVSFPDHFEGRPMFANRLALAAQGCFVLADGDGEPMGYAVSYPWRIDSAPPVNSLIDAIPADAEVIYLHDLALRPDARGGGATRAIVEQLADQARSRGWPAIALVAVNDAVGFWTKQGFEVRENAAVRTKLASYGSDARYMIRRLQD; this comes from the coding sequence ATGCCCGACCTGACCACATTTGCATGGCGGCCGATGACCGAGAGCGATCTCGACGCCGTCGCCGCCATCGCCTTCGTCAGCTTCCCCGACCATTTCGAGGGTCGGCCGATGTTCGCCAACCGGCTGGCGCTCGCGGCCCAGGGCTGTTTCGTGCTGGCGGACGGGGATGGCGAGCCGATGGGCTATGCCGTCAGCTATCCGTGGCGGATCGACAGCGCGCCGCCGGTGAACAGTCTGATCGACGCCATCCCGGCGGACGCCGAGGTCATCTATCTGCACGACCTCGCCCTGCGGCCGGACGCGCGGGGCGGCGGGGCGACGCGGGCCATCGTGGAGCAACTGGCGGACCAGGCCCGGTCGAGGGGCTGGCCCGCCATCGCGCTCGTCGCGGTCAATGACGCGGTCGGGTTCTGGACGAAGCAGGGCTTTGAAGTGCGCGAGAACGCCGCCGTCCGGACCAAACTTGCCAGCTACGGCTCCGACGCCCGCTACATGATCCGCAGGCTCCAGGACTAG